From Peromyscus eremicus chromosome 3, PerEre_H2_v1, whole genome shotgun sequence, one genomic window encodes:
- the Gng11 gene encoding guanine nucleotide-binding protein G(I)/G(S)/G(O) subunit gamma-11 → MPALHMEDLPEKEKLKMEVEQLRKEVKLQRQQVSKCSEEIKNYIEERSGDDPLVKGIPEDKNPFKEKGSCVIS, encoded by the exons ATGCCTGCCCTTCACATGGAGGATCTGCCGGAAAAGGAAAAGCTGAAGATGGAGGTTGAGCAACTTCGCAAAGAAGTGAAGTTGCAGAGACAGCAG GTGTCTAAATgttctgaagaaataaagaactaTATCGAAGAACGTTCTGGAGATGATCCTCTGGTGAAGGGAATCCCAGAAGACAAGAATCCCTTTAAAGAAAAGGGCAGCTGTGTCATTTCCTAA